From Amycolatopsis sp. YIM 10, the proteins below share one genomic window:
- a CDS encoding Lrp/AsnC family transcriptional regulator, which yields MNTIDQRIVSCLVTNARSSYAEIGKVVGLSAPAVKRRVDRLLETGVLKGFTAVVNPEALGWGTEAFVEVHCQGNIAPARIRARLEPLPEVVAAYTVTGAADAIVHLRAGDIHQLETALERLRGLEIVDRTVSTVVLSRLLERPPNPGA from the coding sequence ATGAACACCATCGACCAGCGGATCGTTTCGTGTCTGGTGACCAACGCGCGATCCAGCTACGCCGAGATCGGCAAGGTGGTCGGGCTGTCCGCGCCGGCGGTCAAGCGCCGCGTCGACCGGCTGCTGGAAACCGGGGTGCTCAAGGGGTTCACCGCGGTGGTGAACCCGGAGGCGCTCGGCTGGGGCACCGAGGCCTTCGTCGAGGTGCACTGCCAGGGCAACATCGCGCCGGCCCGCATCCGCGCCCGCCTCGAACCGCTGCCGGAGGTGGTCGCCGCCTACACGGTGACCGGTGCCGCCGACGCCATCGTGCACCTGCGCGCCGGCGACATCCACCAGCTGGAGACCGCGCTCGAACGCCTGCGCGGACTGGAGATCGTCGACCGGACCGTGTCCACCGTGGTGTTGTCGAGGCTGCTGGAGCGCCCGCCCAATCCGGGCGCATGA
- a CDS encoding glycosyltransferase, whose translation MTEPLAVVVVTYHSADVLPECLRSVRVALDGIENARIIVVDNNSGDNTLEVAAAACPEAEIVRLPGNLGFAAGVNAGITAAGGAHVLVLNPDIRLEPGAIKAMRDALEVPGTGIAVPLLLDRIGRPAFSLRRKPTALRALGEALLGGTRAGLVPAFGELVVRHSRYREPGTADWATGAAWLVSRECLAATGRLEERYFLYSEETEYMLRAGDAGFAVRFEPRAAATHLGGEQSTSPELWSLATTNRVRLRRQRAGRLAALAMWFAVVLNELLRVRRGPKHRLALRELVRWRRWPSPPGGDVGYVCFSAQDWWYHNKAHSDFQLMRAVAERRKVLVVNSIGMRMPSPGRSTQVTRKILRKLRSVAMLVRRPLPDLPNFHVMSPLPLPFYGSPLLRRINSFVVRAQVRAVSLALGLRRPVIMVTIPTAWDVVRPMSRRSLVYNRSDRHSDFPESDRAVIQELERGLLGGADTVLYVSQALMDEERELTGERAHFLDHGVDLDHFRARPVSEQPADLRRIPGPRIGFFGALDEFVVDFELLERVAAELPEASLVLIGDSGHPMDRFDKYPNVYWLGFRSYETIPAYGSGFDVALMPWQDTPWIHHSNPIKLKEYLALGLPVVSTEFAELAKYEGRVRVAPGHARFVEAVRETLHRGGTRTPEQLRASVADYSWHSRAAALTAITETARR comes from the coding sequence ATGACCGAACCGCTCGCCGTGGTGGTCGTGACCTACCACAGCGCGGACGTGCTGCCCGAGTGCCTGCGATCGGTCCGGGTCGCGCTGGATGGCATCGAGAACGCCCGGATCATCGTGGTGGACAACAACTCCGGCGACAACACGCTCGAGGTGGCCGCGGCCGCCTGCCCGGAGGCCGAGATCGTCCGGCTGCCCGGCAACCTCGGTTTCGCGGCCGGGGTCAACGCCGGGATCACCGCGGCCGGTGGCGCCCACGTGCTGGTGCTCAACCCGGACATCCGCCTCGAACCGGGCGCCATCAAGGCCATGCGGGACGCGCTGGAGGTGCCGGGCACCGGCATCGCCGTCCCGTTGCTGCTGGACCGGATCGGCCGTCCGGCGTTCTCGTTGCGCCGCAAGCCGACCGCCCTGCGCGCACTGGGCGAAGCCCTGCTCGGCGGCACCAGGGCCGGGCTGGTCCCGGCCTTCGGTGAACTCGTCGTCCGGCACAGCCGCTACCGCGAACCGGGCACGGCGGACTGGGCGACCGGCGCCGCGTGGCTGGTGTCGCGGGAGTGCCTGGCCGCGACCGGCCGCCTCGAAGAGCGCTACTTCCTCTACTCCGAGGAAACCGAGTACATGCTGCGTGCTGGCGACGCGGGCTTCGCGGTCCGCTTCGAGCCACGCGCCGCGGCGACCCACCTCGGCGGCGAGCAGTCGACTTCGCCCGAACTCTGGTCGCTGGCGACGACGAACCGGGTCCGCCTGCGGCGCCAGCGCGCCGGGCGGCTCGCGGCACTGGCGATGTGGTTCGCGGTGGTGCTCAACGAACTGCTGCGGGTCCGCCGCGGCCCGAAGCACCGGCTCGCGCTGCGCGAGCTGGTCCGCTGGCGGCGCTGGCCGTCGCCCCCGGGCGGGGACGTCGGTTACGTCTGCTTCTCCGCGCAGGACTGGTGGTACCACAACAAGGCCCATTCGGACTTCCAGCTGATGCGCGCGGTCGCCGAGCGCCGGAAGGTGCTGGTGGTCAACAGCATCGGCATGCGCATGCCGTCGCCGGGGCGCAGCACGCAGGTGACCAGGAAGATCCTGCGGAAGCTGCGCAGCGTGGCGATGCTGGTCCGGCGGCCGCTGCCGGACCTGCCGAACTTCCACGTGATGTCGCCGCTGCCGCTGCCGTTCTACGGTTCACCGCTGCTGCGCCGGATCAACTCCTTCGTGGTGCGGGCGCAGGTGCGGGCGGTGAGCCTGGCGCTGGGCCTGCGGCGGCCGGTGATCATGGTGACCATTCCGACCGCGTGGGACGTGGTGCGCCCGATGTCCCGGCGTTCGCTGGTGTACAACCGGTCGGACCGCCACTCCGACTTCCCCGAGTCGGACCGGGCGGTCATCCAGGAGCTGGAACGCGGGTTGCTCGGCGGCGCCGACACCGTGCTCTACGTCAGCCAGGCCCTGATGGACGAGGAGCGGGAGCTGACCGGCGAGCGCGCCCACTTCCTCGACCACGGGGTGGACCTCGACCACTTCCGGGCGCGGCCGGTGTCCGAGCAGCCGGCCGATCTGCGCCGCATCCCGGGTCCCCGGATCGGGTTCTTCGGCGCGCTGGACGAGTTCGTGGTCGACTTCGAACTGCTCGAGCGCGTGGCCGCCGAGCTGCCGGAAGCCTCGCTCGTGCTGATCGGCGACTCGGGCCACCCGATGGACCGCTTCGACAAGTACCCGAACGTGTACTGGCTGGGATTCCGTTCGTACGAAACGATTCCCGCGTACGGCTCCGGCTTCGACGTCGCACTCATGCCCTGGCAGGACACCCCATGGATTCACCATTCGAACCCCATCAAGCTCAAGGAATATCTTGCGCTCGGGCTGCCCGTGGTCAGCACGGAGTTCGCCGAACTGGCGAAGTACGAGGGCCGCGTTCGCGTGGCGCCGGGCCACGCCCGGTTCGTCGAAGCGGTCCGCGAGACCCTGCACCGGGGCGGCACCCGCACCCCGGAGCAGCTGCGGGCCTCGGTCGCCGACTACTCGTGGCACTCCCGTGCCGCGGCGCTCACCGCGATCACCGAGACGGCCCGGCGCTGA
- a CDS encoding enoyl-CoA hydratase — translation MIRSEKHGKVTVLTIDAPDTRNALTLDLSAHLAAEVARAEADEGVHAVVVTGTPPAFCAGADLSALGEAKEAGLRAIYEGFLSVARCKLPTIAAVGGAAVGAGLNLALAADVRLAGPRAKFVARFLELGLHPGGGMTWMLQRAVGRQRAIAMTLFGEVLDAAAAEAARLTMRTIDGDHGKLVEAALALAAPATEAPRELVIATKASMRATAAEPDHEAAVNIEIAPQLESLASPEFAERLSALHSRISRGIGPGAIK, via the coding sequence ATGATCCGCAGCGAGAAGCACGGAAAGGTCACCGTGCTCACCATCGACGCCCCGGACACCCGCAACGCCCTCACCCTGGACCTTTCCGCGCACTTGGCGGCCGAGGTCGCCCGCGCGGAAGCCGACGAAGGCGTCCACGCCGTGGTGGTCACCGGCACCCCGCCCGCTTTTTGCGCAGGTGCCGATCTCTCCGCGCTGGGTGAGGCGAAGGAAGCGGGACTGCGGGCGATCTACGAGGGCTTTCTCTCGGTGGCCAGGTGCAAACTGCCGACGATCGCCGCGGTCGGCGGGGCCGCCGTCGGCGCCGGGCTCAACCTGGCACTGGCCGCCGACGTCCGCCTGGCCGGTCCGCGCGCGAAGTTCGTCGCCCGCTTCCTCGAACTCGGGCTGCACCCGGGTGGCGGAATGACCTGGATGCTCCAGCGGGCGGTCGGCAGGCAGCGCGCGATCGCGATGACGTTGTTCGGCGAGGTGCTCGACGCGGCCGCCGCCGAGGCCGCCCGTCTCACCATGCGGACGATCGACGGGGACCACGGAAAACTCGTCGAAGCCGCTCTGGCGCTCGCCGCGCCGGCCACCGAGGCACCCCGCGAACTCGTCATCGCGACAAAGGCATCGATGCGCGCGACGGCCGCCGAACCGGACCACGAGGCCGCGGTCAACATCGAGATAGCGCCCCAACTGGAGTCTTTGGCGTCACCGGAGTTCGCCGAGCGATTGAGCGCGCTCCATTCGCGCATTAGTCGCGGTATAGGCCCTGGCGCTATCAAGTAG
- a CDS encoding 2-oxoacid:ferredoxin oxidoreductase subunit beta, with protein sequence MTAIDLGLPTLGGLDGVPTTDEPQKAKDYKSDQEVRWCPGCGDYVVLNAVQSFLPTLGLKRENIVFISGIGCSSRFPYYLNTYGMHSIHGRAPAIATGLATTRPDLSVWVVTGDGDALSIGGNHLIHALRRNVNLKILLFNNRIYGLTKGQYSPTSGPGMVTKSTPMGSLDTPFNPLSLAIGAEASFVGRALDSDRKGLTEVLQAAAEHRGSALVEIYQNCPIFNDGAFEVLKDKDEAQRRLIPLKAGEPIRFGPENEFGVTRGGWGGLEVAKVSEIGEDNLVVHDPSIEDTSYAFALSRIGDQNLNHTPIGILRQVARPTYDDQARTQVEQAAATKKPDLQSLLHGKDTWTVA encoded by the coding sequence ATGACCGCGATCGATCTGGGGCTGCCCACACTCGGCGGCCTCGACGGCGTGCCGACCACCGACGAGCCGCAGAAGGCCAAGGACTACAAGAGCGACCAGGAAGTCCGCTGGTGCCCCGGCTGCGGTGACTACGTGGTGCTCAACGCCGTGCAGTCGTTCCTGCCGACGCTGGGTCTCAAGCGAGAGAACATCGTGTTCATCTCGGGCATCGGCTGCTCGTCGCGCTTCCCGTACTACCTGAACACCTACGGCATGCACTCGATCCACGGGCGCGCGCCGGCCATCGCCACCGGGCTGGCCACCACCCGGCCGGACCTGTCGGTGTGGGTGGTGACCGGGGACGGCGACGCGCTGTCCATCGGCGGCAACCACCTGATCCACGCCCTGCGCCGCAACGTGAACCTGAAGATCCTGCTGTTCAACAACCGGATCTACGGGCTGACCAAGGGGCAGTACTCGCCGACCTCCGGGCCGGGCATGGTCACCAAGTCCACCCCGATGGGCAGCCTGGACACCCCGTTCAACCCGCTGTCGCTGGCGATCGGCGCGGAGGCCTCGTTCGTCGGCCGCGCGCTGGACTCCGATCGCAAGGGGCTGACCGAGGTGCTGCAGGCCGCGGCCGAGCACCGCGGTTCGGCGTTGGTGGAGATCTACCAGAACTGCCCGATCTTCAACGACGGCGCGTTCGAGGTGCTCAAGGACAAGGACGAGGCGCAGCGCAGGCTGATCCCGCTGAAGGCCGGTGAGCCGATCCGGTTCGGGCCGGAGAACGAGTTCGGCGTGACGCGCGGTGGCTGGGGCGGCCTGGAAGTGGCCAAGGTCAGCGAGATCGGCGAGGACAACCTGGTCGTGCACGATCCGTCCATTGAGGACACTTCGTACGCGTTCGCGTTGTCGCGGATCGGTGACCAGAACCTGAACCACACGCCGATCGGCATCCTGCGCCAGGTGGCCCGGCCCACCTACGACGACCAGGCCCGCACCCAGGTGGAGCAGGCCGCGGCGACGAAGAAGCCGGACCTGCAGTCCCTGCTGCACGGCAAGGACACCTGGACCGTGGCTTAG
- a CDS encoding DUF3558 domain-containing protein, whose translation MRRPSRGLLCAAGLVLLLSGCEGKDVPGTPTVPTAGAAEPAPSADAPDVPAFGAPKVASPIDISKSEAQPCETLTDAQIADLLGTDTKESRDESGDVIAGPGCGWHSYGSQAAFVAVLFPKVTDIGLSGFYREKGDQYKFFEEMAPVRGYPTVAWNNTDEKAIGRCNVVAGTSDRATVNVTVRQSEQNVGKKDPCEAARDVLDMVIGNIQGVS comes from the coding sequence ATGCGCCGACCGTCTCGAGGCCTGCTCTGCGCAGCCGGTTTGGTCCTCCTGCTCAGCGGCTGCGAGGGCAAAGACGTCCCTGGGACGCCCACCGTGCCCACCGCGGGCGCGGCCGAACCGGCGCCCTCGGCCGACGCACCGGACGTACCCGCCTTCGGCGCACCGAAGGTGGCCAGCCCGATCGACATCAGCAAATCGGAAGCGCAGCCCTGCGAAACCCTCACGGATGCACAGATCGCCGACTTGCTGGGCACGGACACCAAGGAAAGCCGCGACGAATCCGGCGACGTCATCGCCGGCCCGGGGTGTGGCTGGCACAGTTACGGGTCGCAGGCCGCGTTCGTCGCCGTCCTGTTCCCGAAGGTCACCGACATCGGGCTCAGCGGCTTTTACCGCGAGAAGGGTGACCAGTACAAGTTCTTCGAGGAAATGGCACCCGTGCGGGGATACCCGACCGTTGCCTGGAACAACACTGACGAAAAGGCCATTGGCAGGTGCAACGTCGTGGCAGGCACATCCGACCGGGCCACGGTGAACGTGACGGTGAGGCAGTCGGAGCAGAACGTGGGCAAGAAGGATCCGTGCGAAGCCGCGCGTGATGTGCTGGACATGGTGATCGGCAACATCCAGGGGGTCAGCTGA
- a CDS encoding PPE domain-containing protein has translation MNGPLNAAQIYEQINGGPGTNWLVAAQESATGLTSTLSERAQQIADLAAKIQAGWTGEAGANAANAALPLANASIEDASLLAKAGSALEDQTSAFGTVKNSVVPVPASKPEMTSADVVEAVTTGNWNGYNNKVGEWQAKSQQNIDAFAGYHASSMGNGDTMPSSFAPLVDPGASISLAGETAAPGGGQPNGPTGGIGGGQPNTVGGSQSHAPGQGAPPPGGAGPSLVPNQQSAQNQQPAPSPSDSTKAAAYNPPPVTPTPTPPATTNTTPYVPYSGGNNNAPFIGGVVKTGPGGQLGNTGGRPGSGPIGGTGRVIGGTGNIAGGPGKVAGGPGSPTGGPGNSPGRTVGTPGGPGGMTGGPGGVTGGPGSSTGRTVGGPGGISGAAGANGRPGSTPIGGAAPGANRGEEDKEHQRPEYLLGPDPDELFGGDREKPVPPVIGETGKPA, from the coding sequence ATGAACGGCCCGCTCAACGCCGCGCAGATCTACGAGCAGATCAACGGCGGTCCCGGCACGAACTGGCTGGTGGCGGCCCAGGAGAGCGCGACCGGCCTGACCTCGACCCTGTCCGAGCGTGCGCAGCAGATCGCCGATCTCGCGGCCAAGATCCAGGCCGGCTGGACCGGGGAGGCCGGGGCCAACGCGGCCAACGCGGCCCTTCCGCTCGCCAATGCCTCCATTGAGGACGCCTCCCTGCTCGCCAAGGCCGGCAGCGCGCTGGAGGACCAGACCTCCGCCTTCGGCACGGTCAAGAACAGTGTGGTGCCGGTGCCTGCCAGCAAGCCGGAGATGACGTCGGCTGATGTGGTCGAGGCGGTCACCACCGGCAACTGGAACGGCTACAACAACAAGGTCGGCGAGTGGCAGGCCAAGAGCCAGCAGAACATCGACGCCTTCGCCGGTTATCACGCGTCCAGCATGGGCAACGGCGACACGATGCCGAGTTCCTTCGCGCCGCTGGTCGATCCCGGTGCGTCCATTTCGCTCGCGGGTGAGACCGCCGCACCTGGTGGGGGTCAGCCGAACGGGCCCACCGGAGGGATCGGTGGCGGGCAGCCCAACACGGTTGGGGGTAGCCAGTCCCACGCACCGGGGCAGGGTGCGCCGCCGCCGGGTGGGGCTGGGCCGTCCTTGGTGCCGAATCAGCAATCGGCGCAGAATCAGCAACCGGCGCCTAGTCCGTCGGACAGTACGAAGGCGGCGGCGTACAACCCGCCTCCCGTGACACCGACGCCGACACCGCCCGCGACGACGAATACAACGCCGTACGTGCCCTATTCCGGCGGAAACAACAATGCGCCATTCATCGGTGGCGTCGTCAAAACCGGTCCGGGCGGGCAGCTGGGTAACACCGGCGGTCGTCCCGGGTCGGGGCCGATCGGCGGAACGGGCCGCGTGATCGGCGGAACGGGCAACATAGCCGGTGGGCCAGGCAAAGTAGCCGGTGGGCCGGGCAGTCCGACTGGTGGACCCGGCAATTCCCCTGGCCGAACAGTCGGCACACCGGGCGGGCCAGGCGGCATGACCGGCGGGCCCGGCGGCGTGACCGGCGGGCCCGGCAGCTCCACCGGCCGGACGGTCGGCGGCCCGGGCGGCATTTCCGGTGCGGCCGGCGCCAACGGAAGGCCTGGCAGCACGCCGATCGGTGGCGCCGCGCCCGGCGCGAACCGTGGTGAGGAGGACAAGGAGCACCAGCGCCCCGAGTACCTGCTCGGCCCGGATCCGGACGAACTGTTCGGCGGCGACCGCGAGAAACCGGTGCCACCGGTCATCGGCGAAACCGGAAAGCCCGCCTGA
- a CDS encoding 2-oxoacid:acceptor oxidoreductase subunit alpha, with the protein MSTSANGNGADALTALSPSRQTEISKLDRVVIRFAGDSGDGMQLTGDRFTSEAAAFGNDLSTMPNFPAEIRAPQGTIPGVSSFQVHFADYDILTPGDRPDVLVAMNPAALKANLADVPHGGTVIVNTDEFSGRNMSKVGFDGNPLEDETLAPFQVHKVAMSTLTRGALEETGLSKKDAERAKNMFALGLLSWMYHRPTEGTERFLREKFAKKPDIAEANILAFRAGWNYGETTESFATTFEVAPAKLARGTYRQITGNTALAYGLVAAGQRSGLPILLGTYPITPASDVLHELSKHKNFGILTFQAEDEIAGIGAALGASYGGALGVTSTSGPGVALKSETIGLGVMTELPLVVIDVQRGGPSTGLPTKTEQADLLQALYGRNGESPVPVLAPQTPADCFDAAIEATRIALKYRTPVLLLSDGAIANGSEPWLIPDVDSLPDLKVEFAGEPNATDGSGEFWPYVRDPETLARAWAIPGTAGLQHRIGGLEKADGTGHISYDPDNHDKMVRLRQAKIDGIDVPDLVVDDPSGGKARVLAIGWGSTYGPIGAACRRVRRQGLPIAQAHLRHLNPLPGNLGDILNSYDTVVLPEMNLGQLATVLRAKYLVDVHSYTKVAGLPFKAEELQGVFTDIIKGVEAK; encoded by the coding sequence ATGAGCACGAGTGCGAACGGCAACGGCGCAGACGCACTGACCGCGCTGTCGCCGTCAAGGCAGACCGAGATCAGCAAGCTGGACCGGGTGGTCATCCGCTTCGCCGGTGACTCCGGTGACGGCATGCAGCTGACCGGGGACAGGTTCACCTCGGAGGCGGCCGCCTTCGGCAACGACCTGTCCACCATGCCGAACTTCCCGGCCGAGATCCGCGCGCCACAGGGCACCATTCCCGGCGTCTCCAGCTTCCAGGTGCACTTCGCCGACTACGACATCCTGACCCCGGGCGACCGGCCGGACGTGCTGGTGGCGATGAATCCCGCCGCGCTCAAGGCCAACCTCGCCGACGTCCCACATGGCGGGACGGTCATCGTGAACACCGACGAGTTCTCCGGCCGCAACATGAGCAAGGTCGGCTTCGACGGCAACCCGCTCGAGGACGAGACCCTGGCGCCGTTCCAGGTGCACAAGGTGGCCATGTCCACGCTCACCCGCGGCGCGCTGGAGGAGACCGGCCTGTCGAAGAAGGACGCCGAACGCGCGAAGAACATGTTCGCGCTCGGGCTGCTGTCCTGGATGTACCACCGGCCCACCGAGGGCACCGAGCGCTTCCTGCGCGAGAAGTTCGCCAAGAAGCCGGACATCGCCGAGGCGAACATCCTCGCCTTCCGCGCCGGCTGGAACTACGGCGAGACCACCGAGTCCTTCGCGACCACCTTCGAGGTCGCCCCGGCCAAGCTGGCGCGCGGCACCTACCGCCAGATCACCGGCAACACCGCGCTGGCCTACGGGCTGGTCGCCGCCGGGCAGCGGTCCGGGCTGCCGATCCTGCTCGGCACCTACCCGATCACCCCGGCTTCGGACGTGCTCCACGAGCTGTCCAAGCACAAGAACTTCGGCATCCTGACCTTCCAGGCCGAGGACGAGATCGCCGGGATCGGCGCCGCGCTCGGCGCCTCCTACGGCGGTGCGCTCGGGGTCACCTCCACCTCCGGTCCCGGCGTCGCGCTCAAGTCGGAGACCATCGGCCTCGGGGTGATGACCGAGCTGCCGCTGGTGGTCATCGACGTGCAGCGCGGTGGCCCGTCCACCGGCCTGCCGACCAAAACCGAGCAGGCCGACCTGCTGCAGGCGCTCTACGGCCGCAACGGCGAGAGCCCGGTGCCGGTCCTCGCGCCGCAGACCCCGGCCGACTGCTTCGACGCCGCCATCGAGGCCACCCGGATCGCGCTGAAGTACCGCACGCCGGTGCTGCTGCTTTCCGACGGTGCCATCGCCAACGGCAGTGAGCCGTGGCTGATCCCGGACGTGGACAGCCTGCCCGACCTCAAGGTCGAGTTCGCCGGCGAGCCGAACGCCACCGACGGGTCCGGCGAGTTCTGGCCCTACGTCCGAGATCCCGAGACGCTCGCCCGCGCGTGGGCGATCCCCGGCACGGCCGGGCTGCAGCACCGCATCGGCGGGCTGGAGAAGGCCGACGGCACCGGGCACATCTCCTACGACCCGGACAACCACGACAAGATGGTCCGCCTGCGCCAGGCCAAGATCGACGGCATCGACGTGCCGGACCTGGTGGTGGACGACCCGAGCGGCGGCAAGGCCAGGGTGCTCGCGATCGGCTGGGGCTCCACCTACGGCCCGATCGGCGCGGCCTGCCGCCGGGTGCGACGGCAGGGGCTGCCGATCGCGCAGGCGCACCTGCGCCACCTGAACCCGTTGCCGGGCAATCTCGGCGACATCCTGAACTCCTACGACACCGTGGTGCTGCCGGAGATGAACCTCGGCCAGCTGGCCACGGTGCTCCGCGCCAAGTACCTGGTCGACGTGCACTCCTACACCAAGGTCGCCGGACTGCCGTTCAAGGCGGAGGAACTGCAGGGCGTCTTCACCGACATCATCAAGGGGGTCGAGGCCAAATGA
- a CDS encoding polyprenyl synthetase family protein — protein sequence MEDLRAAVGLQIADEGLLRELAGGLSDVEALLRETVRSEVKAVNDAASHLVEAGGKRFRPLFTLLASQFGVGGREAVVTAAAAVELVHLATLYHDDVMDEATMRRGAQSVNARWDNTIAILTGDFLFAHASRLVADLGTDAARIIAETFGELVTGQMRETVGPLDGEDPVEHYLSVIAQKTGSLIATAGRFGGMLSNAPAEHIDALRRFGDIIGTSFQISDDVIDIASASEQSGKSPGTDLREGVRTLPMLYALADPATDPRLVELLSGPITEDHLVEEALGLLRASSGLDRAKDTLADYAQRARVELASLPASPARDACESVADYLVARTG from the coding sequence ATGGAGGACTTGCGCGCGGCCGTCGGTCTGCAGATCGCCGACGAGGGACTTCTGCGTGAACTGGCCGGTGGCCTGAGTGATGTGGAGGCGCTCCTGCGCGAAACCGTGCGTAGTGAGGTAAAGGCGGTCAACGACGCCGCCTCTCACCTGGTGGAGGCGGGGGGCAAGCGTTTCCGTCCGTTGTTCACGTTGCTCGCCTCGCAGTTCGGCGTCGGCGGCAGGGAAGCGGTCGTGACCGCGGCCGCCGCCGTGGAGCTGGTGCATCTGGCGACGCTGTACCACGACGACGTGATGGACGAGGCGACCATGCGCCGCGGCGCGCAGAGCGTGAACGCCCGCTGGGACAACACCATCGCCATCCTCACCGGCGACTTCCTCTTCGCGCACGCCTCGCGGCTGGTCGCCGACCTCGGCACCGACGCCGCCCGGATCATCGCGGAGACCTTCGGTGAACTGGTCACCGGCCAGATGCGCGAAACCGTCGGCCCGCTCGACGGCGAGGACCCGGTCGAGCACTACCTCTCGGTCATCGCGCAGAAGACGGGCTCGCTGATCGCCACCGCCGGCCGCTTCGGCGGCATGCTGTCGAACGCACCTGCCGAGCACATCGACGCGCTCCGCCGGTTCGGCGACATCATCGGCACCTCCTTCCAGATCTCCGACGACGTCATCGACATCGCGTCGGCCTCGGAGCAGTCGGGCAAGTCGCCGGGCACGGACCTGCGTGAGGGCGTGCGCACGCTGCCGATGCTCTACGCGCTCGCCGACCCGGCCACCGACCCCCGACTGGTTGAACTGCTCTCCGGCCCGATCACCGAAGACCACCTGGTCGAGGAGGCGCTGGGCCTGTTGCGAGCCTCTTCCGGACTCGATCGGGCGAAGGACACGCTGGCCGACTACGCTCAGCGCGCGCGGGTCGAACTGGCTTCGCTCCCCGCGTCACCGGCGCGGGATGCCTGCGAGTCGGTCGCCGACTACCTGGTGGCCCGCACCGGCTGA
- the ddaH gene encoding dimethylargininase → MTVVDQAVRVPTTRRYLMCEPRYFAVEYSINPWMDPSKPASAERAVEQWRELRDTYRRLGHTVEEITPQPGLPDMVFSANSGTVIDGRVLGSRFRAPQRAAEAEHFRRWFVEHGYRDLTMPSKINEAEGDFAWTGRLLLAGTGFRTDPEAHGEAQEALGVPVVSLRLVDPKFYHLDTALFVLSEATDSTPAQVAYYPAAFSAGSLRVLRRLFPDAVEATAADAECFGLNAVSDGRNVVLPVEATELGARLTERGYEPVYVDISELRKAGGGPKCCTMEIRK, encoded by the coding sequence ATGACGGTTGTCGATCAGGCGGTGCGGGTCCCGACCACGCGCCGGTACCTCATGTGCGAACCGCGTTACTTCGCGGTCGAGTACTCGATCAACCCCTGGATGGACCCGAGCAAGCCGGCGAGCGCCGAACGCGCCGTCGAGCAGTGGCGCGAGCTGCGGGACACCTACCGCCGCCTCGGCCACACCGTGGAGGAGATCACCCCGCAGCCCGGGCTGCCGGACATGGTCTTCTCGGCGAACTCCGGCACGGTGATCGACGGCCGCGTGCTCGGCTCGCGCTTCCGCGCGCCGCAGCGGGCCGCCGAGGCCGAGCACTTCCGCCGCTGGTTCGTCGAACACGGCTACCGCGACCTGACCATGCCGTCCAAGATCAACGAGGCGGAGGGCGACTTCGCCTGGACCGGGCGCCTGCTGCTGGCCGGCACCGGCTTCCGCACCGATCCCGAGGCCCACGGCGAAGCGCAGGAGGCGCTGGGGGTGCCGGTGGTCTCGCTGCGGTTGGTCGACCCGAAGTTCTACCACCTGGACACCGCGCTCTTTGTGCTCTCGGAGGCGACCGACAGCACCCCCGCGCAGGTCGCCTACTACCCGGCGGCCTTCTCTGCGGGCTCCCTGCGCGTGCTGCGCCGTCTCTTCCCGGACGCCGTCGAAGCCACCGCCGCCGATGCCGAATGCTTCGGCCTCAACGCGGTCTCCGACGGCCGGAACGTGGTGCTGCCGGTCGAGGCCACCGAGCTGGGCGCACGCCTCACCGAACGCGGCTACGAACCGGTTTACGTGGACATCTCGGAACTGCGCAAGGCGGGCGGCGGCCCCAAGTGCTGCACGATGGAGATCCGCAAGTAG